A region of the Corynebacterium renale genome:
ATGCGCCACTCTGAAGATCCCCGAAAAACCGGAGCTGACCTCCACCCGAGAGATGTGGCACCTGGCCACCCCTATCCGGGGAAAGTTGGCCCAGCCGCTGACCGCCCTGGAACTAGCTCTTGCGGTGCACCCCACCCCCGCCATCTGCGGGACCCCGACCGATGCGGCCGAAAACTTCATCCTCGGGGCCGAAAGCGACCGCCGCTTCTACGCCGGTGCCGTGGGCTGGTCCACAGAAGACGCCGGCGAATACATGGTAGCAATCCGTTGTGCTGAAGTCGCCGGCAACCGGGCGCGGGCATGGGCTGGCGGAGGCCTCGTCGCCGACTCCATTCCAGAGGAAGAACTGGACGAAACCACCGCGAAGCTGCAAACAATTATGAAATCACTCGGCCTGTAGTTTTAGGGTAGAGAGAAAGTGCGGGGACCACTAACGGCAACTTTTTTGAAAAACTAGCCAGAATGGTCCCCGAACTTAAGCGAGCTATCCGTGTGCAGTTCTTTAGGCGCGCTCGACTGGGTTTTCCAGGACGCCGACGCCCGGGATTTCCACGCGAATCGTATCACCCGGCACCATTTCCGCAGTGCCGGCCGGCGAGCCGGTGCAGATGACGTCGCCAGGCAGAAGTGTCATCGACGCAGTGATGAACTCCAAGATCTCCCCGATAGACATAATCATCTGGTTCGAATTGGAATCCTGCTTGAGTTCTTCCTTGCCGTCGTGGGTCAGGTACGCCTTGATTGGCAGGTCTTCCACATCGATGGAATCCAAATCCGTCTCAATCCACGGACCCAGCGGGCAGAACGTATCAATACCCTTCGCACGCGCCCACTGGCCATCAGAGAACTGCAGGTCACGCGATGAAACATCGTTAACCACGGTGTACCCCAAAATCACGGACTTCCAGTCCGCAGCCTTCACGTTCTTGCACGGCTTCTTCACAACCAGCGCCAGCTCGCCCTCAAACTCTACGTTTGTGGCGAACTCGGGAATCTTAATCGGAGCACCCGGGCCGGTGACTGAAGTCGGAGGCTTAATGAACAGCGTCGGAGG
Encoded here:
- a CDS encoding fumarylacetoacetate hydrolase family protein, which codes for MRFARVATPEGMTFAVVEGETVKQIEATPFTAPNFTGKEWSLDQVRLLAPMLPSKVVAIGRNYADHVKEVFQQSAEHLPPTLFIKPPTSVTGPGAPIKIPEFATNVEFEGELALVVKKPCKNVKAADWKSVILGYTVVNDVSSRDLQFSDGQWARAKGIDTFCPLGPWIETDLDSIDVEDLPIKAYLTHDGKEELKQDSNSNQMIMSIGEILEFITASMTLLPGDVICTGSPAGTAEMVPGDTIRVEIPGVGVLENPVERA